Proteins found in one Triticum urartu cultivar G1812 chromosome 4, Tu2.1, whole genome shotgun sequence genomic segment:
- the LOC125552794 gene encoding uncharacterized protein LOC125552794 — MLKIRSAKCPWASVGAAGALVMLVTAVHVFMVPILPSSLDFSAARRSVHHRPRNVLPGAGVVDSRLRARFPADSYEAVTFRAAPWKAEIGRWLAGCHAESSAVNITEAIGTKRCEKDCSGNGVCNYDLGECRCFHGYAGKGCERVLKLECNLPSSPEWPVGPWIVSICPAQCDTTRTMCFCGPGTKYPDRPVAEACGFKTIVPAKPDDPKLTDWTTPDPDVFTTNSSKLGWCNVDPEDAYSSKVKFKEECHCKYDGLWGQFCETHVECICINQCSGHGHCRGGFCQCDSGYFGIDCSIPSAYSVAYEWPSWLQAPVNLPDLKNLSNIPINVNAVVEKKRPLIYVYDLPAEFDSHLLEGRHYKLECVNRIYDEKNRTIWTRQLYGAQMALYESILASPHRTLNGDEADYFYVPVLDSCLITRSDDAPHLQMPEDLRLRSYHTLEYYRKAYDHIAQRYPYWNRTSGRDHIWFFSWDEGACYAPKEIWNSMMLVHWGNTNTKHEKSTTAYWADNWDDIPLDRRGSHPCFDPRKDLVLPAWKEPNPGAIWLKLWARPRINRTTLFYFNGNLGPAYEEGRREDTYSMGIRQKLAAEFGSTPNKQGKLGRQHIANVTVTYVKSEMYYEELASSIFCGVLPGDGWSGRMEDSMLQGCIPVIIQDGIFLPYENVLNYNSFAVRIEEDEIPNLMRVLQGINDTQIDFMLGNVRQIWQRFFYRDTMLLEAERQKKLFAEEEAAWSVEVSKLEDGDDVFATFIQVLHYKLYNDPWRQGLLLEKETGLPSICSKAS; from the exons ATGCTCAAAATCCGTTCGGCGAAATGCCCCTGGGCGTCCGTCGGCGCGGCCGGCGCCCTCGTGATGCTCGTCACCGCCGTCCATGTATTCATGGTGCCGATCCTCCCCTCGTCCCTGGATTTCTCGGCCGCTCGCCGCAGCGTCCACCACCGGCCGAGGAACGTGCTCCCGGGCGCTGGGGTTGTGGACTCACGCCTCAGGGCTCGGTTTCCTGCCGATTCATACGAAGCCGTGACGTTCCGTGCCGCGCCGTGGAAGGCCGAGATCGGGAGGTGGCTCGCTGGGTGCCATGCCGAATCATCAGCTGTCAACATTACTGAA GCTATTGGCACAAAGAGGTGCGAGAAAGACTGCAGTGGAAATGGTGTGTGCAACTATGACCTGGGGGAATGCAGATGCTTCCATGGATATGCTG GAAAAGGATGTGAGAGGGTTCTGAAGTTGGAGTGCAACCTCCCAAGTTCCCCAGAATGGCCTGTAGGACCCTGGATAGTTTCCATATGTCCAGCCCAGTGTGACACAACCAGGACAATGTGCTTTTGTGGACCAGGAACAAAATACCCGGATCGCCCTGTGGCAGAAGCTTGCGGCTTTAAAACAAT CGTGCCTGCAAAACCTGATGACCCGAAGCTTACCGACTGGACAACACCTGATCCAGATGTATTCACAACAAACAGCAGTAAGCTAGGATGGTGCAATGTGGACCCTGAGGATGCATATTCTTCCAAAGTGAAGTTTAAAGAAGAATGTCATTGCAAATATGATGGACTCTGGGGGCAGTTTTGTGAGACACATGTTGAATGCATTTGTATTAACCAGTGTTCCGGACATGGACATTGTCGTGGTGGTTTCTGTCAG TGCGACAGTGGATATTTTGGGATTGATTGCAGCATCCCATCGGCTTATTCAGTTGCATATGAATGGCCCTCATGGCTCCAAGCACCAGTGAACCTACCAGACCTAAAAAATTTAAGCAATATCCCCATCAATGTCAATGCTGTTGTTGAGAAAAAAAGACCACTAATATATGTGTACGATTTGCCAGCTGAGTTTGACAGTCATCTTCTTGAA GGACGACATTACAAGTTAGAGTGTGTGAACAGAATATATGATGAAAAGAACAGAACTATATGGACGCGGCAACTGTATGGTGCTCAG ATGGCACTCTATGAGAGCATTCTTGCTAGCCCTCACCGCACACTGAATGGGGATGAAGCTGATTATTTCTATGTGCCGGTTCTTGACTCTTGTCTAATAACTAGATCCGATGATGCCCCACACCTGCAGATGCCG GAGGACCTGCGCCTCAGGAGTTACCATACTCTTGAGTACTACAGAAAGGCTTATGATCACATAGCTCAGAGGTATCCTTACTGGAACCGCACTTCTGGAAGAGACCATATTTGG TTCTTTTCGTGGGATGAAGGTGCCTGCTATGCTCCAAAGGAGATCTGGAACAGCATGATGCTTGTCCACTGGGGAAATACCAACACAAAACATGAAAAATCAACGACTGCTTATTGGGCTGACAACTGGGATGATATTCCTTTGGATAGAAGAGGCAGCCATCCATGTTTCGATCCGAGAAAGGACCTCGTGCTTCCAGCATGGAAGGAGCCTAACCCAGGGGCCATCTGGTTAAAACTATGGGCAAG GCCAAGGATCAATCGTACAACACTTTTTTATTTCAATGGTAATCTAGGACCAGCCTATGAAGAGGGTCGCCGTGAAGAcac GTATAGCATGGGGATTAGGCAAAAGCTGGCAGCTGAATTCGGTTCAACACCAAACAAGCAAGGGAAGCTTGGAAGGCAGCATATAGCCAACGTAACAGTTACGTACGTAAAAtctgagatgtattatgaggaACTAGCAAGCTCCATTTTCTGTGGTGTCCTGCCAGGGGATGGCTGGAGTGGGCGCATGGAAGACAGCATGCTTCAAGGATGCATTCCTGTCATAATACAG GATGGAATATTTCTTCCGTACGAGAATGTGCTTAATTACAACAGTTTTGCAGTCCGCATAGAAGAAGATGAGATCCCCAACCTCATGAGAGTCCTCCAA GGAATAAACGATACACAGATAGATTTTATGTTAGGAAATGTTCGCCAGATCTGGCAGAGATTCTTTTATCGCGACACCATGTTGCTAGAGGCAGAGAGGCAGAAAAAACTGTTTGCTGAAGAGGAGGCGGCCTGGTCAGTCGAGGTTTCGAAACTAGAAGATGGTGATGATGTCTTTGCAACTTTCATACAG GTATTGCATTACAAGTTATACAATGACCCATGGCGGCAAGGTCTCCTCCTAGAAAAGGAAACCGGTTTGCCGAGCATCTGCTCAAAGGCTTCCTGA